The nucleotide sequence TTTAATAGATAGTTAATATCTTTGGTAATGATTTCTTCCGGGTCAACAAGTCCTACATACCTGTATCTGATAAGTCCTTGTCTATCGATTAAAACAACCATATAACTGTGATAAACAAGGTCTGAATCCTGTTTTGTTTTTACAAAAACCCGATAATTGTCCCATGTTTCTTTCAATTGAGATTCAGTTCCAGTTAAAAAGTGCCATCTTCCTTCATAGCCTTTAGTATAATAAGCTATTCTCTCTGGCGTATCCCTTTGCGGGTCAGTGGTAATTAAAATCAGAGTCAAATCTTTATCGATTACATCCTTGAACTCTTTTTGGATCCGGCGAAAGTGCAATGTGAGGATTCCACACACATCAGGACAGTTTGTGTATATAAAA is from Acidobacteriota bacterium and encodes:
- a CDS encoding SCO family protein; protein product: MKKYLIILTLVSIVVITLAVKIIFNSTKSQESQTHFFEHPAIENPEVAGKRVVDRIELLEPKEAFNFNLIDMNNSPTSLKDFRGKLVLIGFIYTNCPDVCGILTLHFRRIQKEFKDVIDKDLTLILITTDPQRDTPERIAYYTKGYEGRWHFLTGTESQLKETWDNYRVFVKTKQDSDLVYHSYMVVLIDRQGLIRYRYVGLVDPEEIITKDINYLLKERRG